The following coding sequences lie in one Musa acuminata AAA Group cultivar baxijiao chromosome BXJ1-8, Cavendish_Baxijiao_AAA, whole genome shotgun sequence genomic window:
- the LOC135588443 gene encoding lysine--tRNA ligase, chloroplastic/mitochondrial-like, with amino-acid sequence MDALRVWRASSHFIGFASRAACAAATSRANVSVRIRCCSSSSAASAAAAAELLSTTVAPANPGRRGRNSSSTSDRESIRAIRLKKVEELRSKGHEPYAYKWTRSHTACQLQDIYSQLANGEECEEDLVSIAGRIIARRAFGKLAFLTLRDDSGTIQLYCEKEILEDQFEQLKTFVDIGDIVGANGSIKKTEKGELSVCVKNFEILTKSLLPLPDKYHGLTDVDKRYRQRYVDMIANHEVADVFRIRAKIVSEIRKTMESLGFIEVETPVLQGAAGGAEARPFVTYHNSLGRNLYLRIATELHLKRMLVGGLEKVFEIGRIFRNEGISTRHNPEFTTIEMYEAYSDYQSMMNMAEEIVTQCALVVHGKLDIDYQGVQISLQRPWRRETMHNLVKEATGIDFDEFKNNLEAAKRVARGILGSGSENNDSHLVETCPSVGHVLNEIFETIVEPTLVQPTFVLDYPIEISPLAKPHRRQKGLTERFELYICGREIANAFSELTDPVDQRSRFEEQIKQHNDKRATLVSNSKYVEGEKEFDDYSYEVSLDEDFLTSLEYGMPPASGMGLGIDRLVMLLTNSASIRDVIAFPVLKIQH; translated from the exons ATGGACGCCTTGAGGGTGTGGAGAGCTTCCTCGCATTTCATCGGCTTTGCTTCTAGGGCGGCCTGCGCCGCCGCGACCTCTAGGGCAAACGTTAGTGTTCGAATCCggtgctgctcctcctcctccgctgcctCCGCCGCTGCGGCAGCAGAATTGCTGTCTACCACAGTTGCCCCGGCTAATCCCGGCCGTCGAGGCCGGAATTCGTCTTCCACCTCCGACCGGGAATCCATTCGTGCCATCCGTCTTAAAAAG GTTGAAGAACTAAGAAGCAAGGGTCATGAACCATATGCATATAAGTGGACCAGGAGCCACACAGCATGTCAACTCCAAGATATTTATAGCCAATTGGCAAATGGTGAAGAATGCGAGGAAGATTTAGTGTCAATTGCTGGAAGAATTATTGCTCGCAGAGCATTTGGTAAACTGGCTTTCTTGACTCTAAGAGATGATTCTGGGACAATTCAG ctttattgtgagaaggaAATCCTAGAGGATCAGTTTGAGCAGCTGAAGACATTTGTTGATATTGGTGATATTGTCGGCGCGAACGGATCCATAAAGAAGACAGAAAAAG GGGAGTTGTCTGTTTGTGTGAAGAATTTTGAAATCCTTACAAAATCTTTACTCCCTTTACCAGATAAATATCATGGTCTAACTGATGTGGATAAGCGATATCGCCAACG GTATGTGGACATGATTGCCAATCATGAGGTTGCTGATGTCTTTAGGATAAGAGCTAAG ATTGTTTCTGAGATTCGCAAGACAATGGAATCTTTAGGTTTTATTGAAGTTGAGACTCCAGTCTTACAG GGAGCAGCTGGGGGTGCAGAAGCTAGGCCTTTTGTTACTTATCATAATTCACTTGGAAGGAATCTTTATTTAAGAATTGCAACAGAGCTTCACTTGAAGAGAATGCTG GTAGGGGGCCTTGAGAAGGTATTTGAAATAGGGAGAATATTCAGAAATGAAGGCATCTCAACCCGTCATAATCCTGAGTTCACCACTATTGAG ATGTATGAAGCATATTCTGACTACCAAAGCATGATGAACATGGCTGAGGAAATTGTTACTCAATGTGCTCTTGTGGTTCATGGGAAGCTTGACATTGATTATCAG GGAGTTCAAATATCACTACAGCGACCGTGGAGAAGGGAAACTATGCATAATCTTGTTAAAGAAGCCACTggcattgactttgatgaattcaagAACAATCTTGAAGCTGCTAAAAGGGTTGCAAGGGGGATACTAGGAAGCGGATCAGAAAATAATGATAGCCATTTGGTTGAAACTTGTCCATCCGTGGGACATGTTCTTAATGAG ATTTTTGAGACCATTGTTGAGCCGACTCTTGTACAACCAACATTTGTACTTGACTATCCGATTGAGATATCACCATTGGCTAAACCCCACCGAAG GCAAAAAGGATTGACTGAGCGGTTTGAACTTTATATTTGTGGTCGTGAAATTGCTAATGCGTTCTCAGAACTTACAGATCCAGTGGATCAG AGATCTCGCTTTGAAGAGCAAATAAAGCAGCACAATGACAAGCGAGCAACACTAGTTTCAAACTCAAAATATGTTGAAGGGGAAAAAGAGTTTGATGATTACTCTTATGAAGTTTCACTTGATGAAGACTTTTTAACTTCTTTAGAATATGGCATGCCCCCAGCTTCAGGAATG GGTCTCGGAATTGATAGGCTAGTGATGCTTCTAACAAACTCTGCCAGTATACGGGATGTTATAGCATTTCCTGTTCTGAAGATTCAGCATTAG